A region from the Dendropsophus ebraccatus isolate aDenEbr1 chromosome 1, aDenEbr1.pat, whole genome shotgun sequence genome encodes:
- the LOC138789103 gene encoding E3 ubiquitin/ISG15 ligase TRIM25-like, which translates to MASAILRDELRCAICLSVFKDPVMLRCGHNFCRVCIGRVLDTQDGSGVYSCPECRKRFQQRPAPIRNINLHNVAERFLVTQPEQAEITGICCTYCVDSAVPAVRSCLHCEASLCDKHLRAHSKSPEHVLSEPSTSLEKRKCSVHKKMLEYYCTEDSACICVSCSLAGEHQGHRVEMLDEASEMKKKKLRNIHQKLMNKREETEERVQSVEEHRRKAQEKAAGEAERVTALFTDIRRRLDDLEKRVLSEISRQEKEESLSLSALIRQLEIKKDELSRKMRHIEELCNMADPLTVLQEPDTGDLCDPEEGGGDEDTGGHDRQPHDVDDLDVAVISDTFRTLCDIISGIRIYGEVPAYILLDVNTAHNNLLISDDLKTVTRTLEKQNRPETAERFQYYTQVMSSRRFSSGRHYWDVEISRSVYWRVGMCYPSIDRRGDQSLTGNNNKSWCMRRRYNEYSVIHDREVIWLPDNISSDRVRIYLDYEAGQLSFYELCDPIKHLHTFTTTFTEPLHAVLCVAKGFIKVVK; encoded by the coding sequence ATGGCGTCTGCTATTCTGAGAGACGAGCTGCGCTGCGCCATCTGTTTATCTGTATTTAAGGACCCTGTAATGCTGAGATGTGGCCACAACTTCTGCCGGGTCTGTATTGGTCGTGTGCTGGATACACAGGACGGGTCtggagtttattcctgtcctgaatgCAGAAAAAGGTTTCAGCAGCGGCCTGCACCAATAAGGAACATAAATCTCCATAATGTAGCAGAACGTTTCCTGGTTACTCAGCCAGAACAAGCGGAGATCACCGGGATCTGCTGCACTTACTGTGTGGACTCTGCTGTACCTGCTGTGAGATCCTGTCTGCActgtgaggcttctctgtgtgataaacacctgagagctcacagcaagtcaccagaacacgtcttatctgagcccagcacttccctggagaagaggaaatgttctgtccataagaagatgctggaatattactgcactgaggactctgcttgtatctgtgtgtcctgcagtttGGCCGGAGAACATCAGGGACATCGGGTGGAGATGCTGGATGAGGCCTCtgagatgaagaagaagaaactgagaAATATTCACCAAAAACTTATGAATAAGAGAGAGGAGACTGAGGAAAGAGTCCAGAGTGTGGAGGAGCACAGAAGAAAAGCTCAAGAAAAAGCAGCTGGAGAAGCTGAGAGAGTCACTGCCCTGTTTACAGACATCAGGAGACGGCTGGACGACCTGGAGAAGAGGGTCCTGAGCGAGATCTCCAGGCAGGAAAAGGAAGAGTCACTGTCACTGTCTGCTCTGATCCGACagctggaaataaagaaggacgagctgtccaggaagatgagacacattgaggagctgtgtaacatggcggatccactgactgtcttacaggaaccagacacaggtgacttgtgtgatcctgaggaggggggaggtgatgaggacacagggggacatgatagaCAGCCCCATGATGTAGATGATCTGGATGTGGCTGTGATCTCAGACACATTCCGCACATTATGTGACATAATATCTGGTATAAGGATCTATGGGGAGGTTCCTGCATACATATTACTGGACGTGAACACAGCTCATAATAATCTCCTTATATCAGACGACCTGAAAACTGTAACCAGGACACTAGAGAAGCAGAATCGtccagaaacagcagagagattccagtattatactcaggtgatgagcagcaggagattctcctcagggcgacattactgggatgtggagatCAGTAGATCAGTATATTGGAGGGTGGGgatgtgttatcccagtatagACAGGAGGGGAGATCAGTCACTCACTGGAAATAATAACAAGTCCTGGTGTATGAGAAGGAGGTATAATGAGTATTCAGTGATACATGACCGGGAAGTGATCTGGTTACCTGACAATATCTCCAGTGATAGAGTCAGGATATAtctggattatgaggccgggcagctgtccttttatgagctgtgtgaccccatcaaacacttacacaccttcaccaccaccttcaccgagccccttcATGCTGTGTTATGTGTAGCAAAGGGTTTTATTAAAGTAGTTAAATGA